The DNA segment CGGGTGAAGTCAAAATCGAGGTGGCGAAATAATGCTGGCGGATGCCATATACGGAAGTTTGATCGCGTTGACGGCTATGAGCGCGGTATTGACAATGGCGGCCGGGATGATCTGGCTGGAGCGTCGGCTTCTGGGTTTGTGGCAGGATCGTTACGGCCCCAACCGGGTCGGACCTTTCGGCATCCTGCAGGTGGTGGCAGATATGATCAAGATCTTCTTCAAGGAAGACTGGATGCCGTCGTTTGCCGATCGGTTCGTGTTCTTTTTAGCGCCCGGAGTAATTATCCTGACTGTGCTGATGACTTTCGCTGTGGTGCCGATCACATCATCGATCAATATTCTCGATTCGAATATCGGGCTACTGTTCTTTTTGGCGATGTCGTCTTTGGGAGCCTACAGCATCGTCCTGGGAGGCTGGGCGTCGAATAATAAATACTCGCTTTTAGGCGCGCTTCGGGCCGCCTCGCAGATGATCTCCTATGAGGTCTTCATGGGGCTTTCCCTCCTGGGAGTGGTGGCGATGAGCGGGACATTCAACCTGGCAGAGATTGTCGATGCGCAGAAAAATATGTGGAATATCGTTCCGCAGTTTTTCGGTTTCATAGTCTTTCTGATCGCGGCCATCGCCGAGACCCATCGACTGCCGTTCGATATTCCCGAGGCCGAAAGCGAACTGGTGGCCGGCTTTCATTCGGAATACTCCGGTATGAAGTTCGGCATGTTCTTCGTCGGCGAATATCTCGGTATCGTGGTTATATCGTCAATGATCACGGTGCTCTTTCTGGGCGGATGGCATGGTCCGATCCTGCCGCCCTTCGTATGGTTCTTTTTGAAGACCTTCGTGTTCATGGTCTTTTTTATATTGCTCAGAGCCACGCTTCCGCGTCCCCGTTTCGATCAGTTGATGTCCTGGGGATGGAAGCTTATGCTGCCTTTGGCGCTGGCGAACGTTGTTGTAACCGGGGCGGTAGTTTTACTTTGGAATTAGAAATGAGGAAATATAGATGTTCAGCATTTTAAGATCGCTCTGGATTATCCTGAAGCATACCTTCCGCGCCCGTGAAACGGTGCAGTACCCGGAACAGAAACCGGAGCTTGCACCTCGTTATCGCGGCCGCATAGTTCTTTCCAAAGATCCCGACGGTGAAGAACGCTGTGTGGCCTGCTACCTCTGCGCGGTGGCCTGTCCGGTAGATTGTATTTCGCTCCAGGCTACTGAGGATGAACATGGCCGTCGTTACCCGGAGTTCTTCCGGATCAATTTCTCACGCTGTATCTATTGCGGGTTCTGCGAGGAGGCCTG comes from the Candidatus Zixiibacteriota bacterium genome and includes:
- the nuoH gene encoding NADH-quinone oxidoreductase subunit NuoH, translating into MLADAIYGSLIALTAMSAVLTMAAGMIWLERRLLGLWQDRYGPNRVGPFGILQVVADMIKIFFKEDWMPSFADRFVFFLAPGVIILTVLMTFAVVPITSSINILDSNIGLLFFLAMSSLGAYSIVLGGWASNNKYSLLGALRAASQMISYEVFMGLSLLGVVAMSGTFNLAEIVDAQKNMWNIVPQFFGFIVFLIAAIAETHRLPFDIPEAESELVAGFHSEYSGMKFGMFFVGEYLGIVVISSMITVLFLGGWHGPILPPFVWFFLKTFVFMVFFILLRATLPRPRFDQLMSWGWKLMLPLALANVVVTGAVVLLWN
- the nuoI gene encoding NADH-quinone oxidoreductase subunit NuoI: MFSILRSLWIILKHTFRARETVQYPEQKPELAPRYRGRIVLSKDPDGEERCVACYLCAVACPVDCISLQATEDEHGRRYPEFFRINFSRCIYCGFCEEACPTYAIQLTPDFEMSEYDRQNMVYEKEHLQIDGQGKYPGY